From one Thunnus maccoyii chromosome 6, fThuMac1.1, whole genome shotgun sequence genomic stretch:
- the LOC121898241 gene encoding claudin-17-like — MRAKLEILAMVLGIIGLAGTIAATALPMWRVSAFIGANIIVMEELWEGLWMNCYRQADIKMQCKVYDSLLELPAELQAARGLMCVSIVLVVFSLLITGCGTKKSICCNDNMKSKNITLALGGCLYLLSFLTTLIPVSWVGHTVIRNFYNPNVLDSEKRELGEALFVGWTTSAILLITGIIFLFSYSQRRSKEEEPYADMHVMVARDVSRADSVYLKKSPSSLHKHQEYV, encoded by the coding sequence ATGAGAGCAAAATTGGAGATCCTCGCCATGGTCCTAGGCATCATTGGCCTGGCTGGGACCATAGCCGCCACTGCCCTGCCCATGTGGAGGGTCTCTGCCTTCATTGGCGCTAATATTATCGTCATGGAGGAACTCTGGGAGGGCTTGTGGATGAACTGCTACAGACAAGCCGACATCAAGATGCAATGCAAGGTCTATGACTCACTGCTAGAGCTTCCTGCGGAGCTGCAGGCAGCCAGGGGGCTTATGTGTGTCTCCATAGTCCTGGTTGTCTTCTCCTTGTTAATCACAGGATGCGGGACCAAGAAGAGCATCTGTTGTAATGACAATATGAAGAGCAAGAACATCACCCTAGCCTTAGGGGGGTGTTTGTATCTGCTTTCCTTTTTGACCACACTCATCCCTGTCAGCTGGGTGGGCCATACTGTTATCAGAAATTTCTATAACCCAAATGTGCTGGATTCTGAGAAGCGAGAACTAGGGGAGGCCCTCTTCGTTGGCTGGACCACTTCTGCTATTTTGCTGATCACTGGTATCATCTTTCTGTTCAGCTACAGCCAACGGAGATCGAAGGAGGAAGAGCCCTACGCTGACATGCATGTTATGGTAGCAAGGGATGTATCGAGAGCGGACAGTGTGTACCTGAAGAAGTCCCCATCCAGTCTTCATAAGCATCAAGAATATGTTTAA
- the LOC121898239 gene encoding claudin-8-like: MASYTAYSGYSKPPQSYVGSGYGYDEKLAKTYADYPDSVYEEKKRIEKKERREAICCEVVALVIGFIGLIGVAAVTGLPMWKVTAFIEENIIVMETRWEGLWMNCYRQANIRMQCKVYDSLLFLPPDLQAARGLMCSSVALTTFALIVAAVGMKCTKVVDHRARTKHIVLVAGGCLFLMACVTTLIPVSWTGHVIIRDFYNPLLIDAQRRELGEALYIGWVTSAFLFTAGVILLCRHAPRTQDPDERIVYNPGGNLYQPAYTYQPYTYQPAYSYQPPYSVPPPGSVAYTPTQY; encoded by the coding sequence ATGGCCTCTTATACTGCTTACAGTGGCTACAGCAAGCCACCTCAATCTTATGTAGGCTCTGGCTATGGCTATGATGAGAAGCTGGCGAAGACCTATGCAGATTATCCAGACTCTGtctatgaggaaaaaaagagaattgaGAAAAAGGAGCGTCGGGAAGCTATCTGTTGTGAGGTAGTGGCCCTCGTCATCGGTTTCATCGGACTAATCGGAGTGGCAGCTGTGACAGGCCTGCCGATGTGGAAAGTAACAGCCTTCATTGAGGAGAACATCATTGTCATGGAGACCCGCTGGGAGGGTTTGTGGATGAACTGCTACAGACAAGCCAACATCAGGATGCAGTGTAAGGTGTACGATTCCCTGCTGTTTCTGCCTCCAGACCTCCAGGCTGCCAGGGGTCTGATGTGCAGCTCTGTAGCCCTGACCACCTTTGCCCTCATCGTTGCAGCAGTGGGGATGAAGTgtaccaaagtggtggaccatcGGGCTCGCACAAAGCATATTGTTCTTGTGGCTGGAGGCTGTCTGTTTCTCATGGCCTGTGTCACTACTCTAATCCCTGTGTCCTGGACTGGCCATGTCATCATCAGGGATTTCTACAACCCCTTGCTGATTGATGCCCAGCGAAGGGAGCTCGGGGAGGCTCTTTACATCGGCTGGGTGACCTCAGCTTTCCTTTTCACTGCCGGAGTGATCCTGCTATGCCGTCACGCTCCTCGCACCCAGGATCCAGATGAGAGGATTGTATACAACCCCGGGGGAAATCTCTACCAACCTGCATATACATACCAACCGTACACCTACCAGCCGGCATACTCCTACCAGCCTCCCTACTCTGTACCTCCACCAGGATCTGTAGCATACACACCAACTCAGTACTAG
- the cldn8.1 gene encoding claudin-8 — MANSALEIVGLILTLIGLIGAAASTGMPMWRVTAFIGENIIVFETRYEGLWMNCFRQADIRMQCKVYDSLLALSPDLQAARGLMCSAVALGGLGLLISLVGLQCTSCIENDDRAKRLVLIIAGSMIIMSCICVLIPVSWTGHVIIRDFYNPLLIDAQRRELGEALYIGWVAAAFLFAGGCMFVCCNLQSDDKDSRRYVYSRNSDYMAYPPQPLQPQQLVLIPQPQPQPQPQPVLSRHPSTNYSYHSRYPSVRSGVAYL; from the coding sequence ATGGCCAACTCAGCACTGGAGATAGTGGGTCTTATATTGACCTTGATTGGGCTGATCGGGGCAGCAGCGAGCACTGGGATGCCGATGTGGCGAGTCACAGCCTTCATTGGGGAGAATATCATTGTGTTTGAGACCCGCTACGAGGGTCTATGGATGAATTGCTTCAGGCAGGCGGACATCAGGATGCAGTGCAAGGTGTATGATTCTCTCCTGGCTCTGTCCCCTGACCTACAGGCGGCACGAGGGCTCATGTGCAGTGCTGTGGCACTGGGTGGCCTTGGCCTGCTGATCAGTTTGGTGGGGCTGCAGTGCACATCCTGTATTGAAAACGACGATCGAGCCAAGCGACTGGTCCTCATCATTGCAGGAAGCATGATCATAATGTCTTGCATCTGTGTCCTTATCCCTGTGTCCTGGACGGGTCACGTCATCATCAGGGACTTCTACAACCCTTTGCTGATTGATGCACAGCGCAGAGAGCTCGGAGAGGCCCTCTATATCGGCTGGGTGGCCGCCGCTTTCTTGTTTGCTGGGggatgcatgtttgtttgttgtaatcTGCAGTCTGACGACAAAGATTCACGACGGTATGTGTACTCCAGGAACTCCGACTACATGGCCTATCCTCCACAACCTCTACAGCCCCAACAGCTGGTGCTCATTCCCCAAccccagccccagccccagccccagccaGTGCTATCAAGACATCCATCAACCAACTACAGCTACCACTCCAGATATCCGTCTGTACGCAGTGGTGTGGCTTATCTCTGA
- the LOC121898238 gene encoding claudin-8-like, with product MVQGISEIAAMCIGLVGLIGAAATTGMPMWKVTAFIGENIIVMETRWEGLWMNCYRQANIRMQCKVYDSLLFLPPELQAARGLMCCSLALSGIGLLVALAGMRCTSCIQGNDWAKTIILMVAGCMQFMACVCVFIPVSWTGHVIIRDFYNPLLIDAQRRELGEALYIGWVTGAFLFASATLFVCRRMPSDKGSLDMYYPANFLGYKPAPSKPTLMTYHPISSISSLRSNAYQPSPQDNSSVGQQIATPMHNVPQVMTTNGALINPPVVYNPGLPENASLFYQGSVAHRSSMRSSNHVESLYTPGHSFYKGQNTTPHSSIYTGNPTMSYQSSFHPVPHTPVFIGYKESRFEPQAHSGNRAGVYI from the coding sequence ATGGTTCAAGGCATTTCGGAGATAGCTGCAATGTGCATTGGCCTGGTCGGGCTGATCGGGGCGGCGGCTACAACAGGAATGCCCATGTGGAAGGTGACAGCTTTCATCGGAGAGAACATAATTGTGATGGAAACACGCTGGGAGGGCTTATGGATGAACTGCTACAGACAGGCCAACATAAGGATGCAGTGTAAGGTGTACGACTCCCTGCTGTTTCTGCCACCAGAGCTACAGGCAGCCAGGGGTCTGATGTGTTGTTCTCTGGCCTTGTCAGGAATTGGGCTCCTTGTGGCTCTAGCAGGAATGCGATGTACTTCCTGTATTCAGGGTAATGATTGGGCTAAGACAATAATCCTGATGGTTGCAGGTTGTATGCAGTTCATggcctgtgtctgtgtcttcaTTCCTGTATCATGGACCGGTCACGTTATCATCAGGGACTTCTACAACCCTTTACTGATCGATGCACAGAGGAGGGAGCTGGGAGAGGCCCTCTACATCGGCTGGGTGACTGGCGCATTTCTTTTTGCCTCGGCCACGTTGTTTGTCTGCCGCCGTATGCCCTCAGACAAAGGATCACTTGACATGTACTACCCGGCCAACTTTCTTGGTTACAAGCCAGCACCAAGCAAGCCAACTCTGATGACCTATCATCCCATCTCGAGTATTTCCAGCCTCAGGTCGAATGCATACCAGCCTTCTCCACAGGACAACAGCTCTGTTGGACAACAAATAGCAACTCCGATGCACAACGTCCCTCAAGTAATGACAACTAATGGCGCACTAATCAACCCTCCCGTTGTCTATAACCCGGGTCTGCCTGAAAATGCATCATTGTTTTATCAAGGTAGCGTAGCTCATCGTTCTTCTATGAGGAGTTCTAACCATGTTGAAAGCCTGTATACGCCAGGACACTCCTTCTACAAAGGCCAAAACACCACACCACATTCATCAATTTATACCGGCAATCCCACTATGTCCTACCAGTCCAGCTTTCATCCGGTTCCACACACTCCTGTTTTCATAGGATATAAAGAATCAAGATTTGAACCACAGGCTCACAGTGGGAACAGGGCTGGCGTATACATATAA